Proteins encoded within one genomic window of Mycolicibacterium aubagnense:
- a CDS encoding helix-turn-helix domain-containing protein — protein MASKKRRQSSSDAATFAERLNRLFATVYPPGRGPYRNFEVTEALARRGYRLSAPYLSQLRSGIRACPSPRTADMLAEFFGVGVDYFDPTTGYARALDAELDWLHLTHDESVRDLTSALLTLTPGLRDDLLAPRCDGA, from the coding sequence ATGGCCAGCAAGAAACGTCGCCAATCTTCATCGGACGCAGCCACTTTCGCGGAGCGACTCAACCGATTGTTCGCCACCGTCTACCCGCCCGGGCGCGGTCCGTACCGAAACTTCGAAGTGACGGAGGCCCTGGCCCGCCGTGGGTACCGACTGTCCGCCCCATACCTCTCGCAACTACGATCCGGCATCCGGGCGTGTCCATCCCCTCGCACCGCGGACATGTTGGCCGAATTCTTCGGCGTGGGCGTCGACTACTTCGACCCCACCACCGGTTATGCCCGTGCCCTTGATGCCGAACTCGACTGGCTCCACCTCACCCATGACGAGTCCGTCCGCGACCTCACTTCTGCACTGCTGACGTTGACGCCCGGCCTGCGCGACGACCTGCTCGCCCCGCGGTGCGATGGGGCGTAG
- a CDS encoding DUF6286 domain-containing protein, with protein MTVDNPALPAPGRSPVAAATARYVAVALSLIVMCGGVVSLREAGVELGWVAGTPWIGAAVSALNGLRSQWWMVPAGAAALILGGWLVFVALRPRRKTVVAVDAAGSVWMRPRDVARLASHAASCVPGVEVLNSAATRRKVTMYVGLTGAESDVAAKGAIAAAVGSATEILVPTPRIVVHVGTSGAA; from the coding sequence ATGACCGTCGACAACCCTGCATTACCCGCACCGGGCCGGTCCCCAGTCGCTGCTGCCACCGCTCGATATGTCGCGGTGGCGCTCTCACTGATTGTCATGTGCGGCGGGGTCGTCTCGCTGCGTGAAGCCGGTGTGGAGCTGGGCTGGGTCGCGGGAACGCCGTGGATCGGGGCGGCCGTCTCGGCACTCAACGGCCTGCGCAGCCAGTGGTGGATGGTGCCCGCCGGTGCCGCTGCGCTGATCCTTGGCGGCTGGCTGGTATTCGTTGCCTTAAGGCCCCGACGCAAGACGGTCGTCGCCGTCGATGCAGCGGGATCGGTGTGGATGCGCCCGCGCGACGTCGCACGATTGGCATCGCACGCGGCATCTTGCGTGCCCGGTGTCGAAGTGCTGAATTCGGCGGCGACTCGACGCAAGGTCACGATGTACGTCGGCCTCACCGGCGCCGAGTCCGACGTCGCGGCCAAGGGTGCGATCGCTGCTGCGGTGGGTAGCGCGACCGAAATCCTGGTTCCCACACCGCGAATCGTCGTGCACGTCGGTACGAGCGGGGCTGCATGA
- a CDS encoding Asp23/Gls24 family envelope stress response protein, which yields MTSAQADVESAGKEVSPYQGSPLVSSQGKTTIADVVVSKIAGIAAREVSGVYDLGGGASRVVGAIRERIPGASVNQSQGVSVEIGEKQAAVDIDIVAEYGVAIADLAAGIRRNVIAAVERMTGLEVTEVNITVHDVHLDGDSGDDADAAPARVQ from the coding sequence ATGACCAGCGCACAGGCCGATGTGGAGTCGGCCGGCAAAGAAGTCAGCCCTTACCAGGGGTCACCGTTGGTGAGCTCGCAGGGCAAGACGACCATCGCGGACGTGGTCGTGTCCAAGATCGCCGGCATCGCGGCCCGTGAAGTCAGCGGCGTGTACGACCTGGGCGGCGGGGCGTCGCGCGTGGTGGGCGCCATCCGCGAGCGGATCCCTGGTGCCAGCGTCAACCAGAGCCAGGGTGTATCGGTCGAGATCGGGGAGAAGCAGGCAGCGGTCGACATCGACATCGTCGCCGAGTACGGCGTGGCGATCGCCGATCTGGCCGCCGGCATCCGGCGCAATGTCATCGCCGCGGTCGAACGCATGACGGGTCTCGAGGTCACCGAGGTCAACATCACCGTCCACGATGTGCACCTCGACGGTGACAGCGGCGACGATGCCGACGCCGCGCCTGCCCGTGTCCAGTGA
- a CDS encoding Asp23/Gls24 family envelope stress response protein has translation MTESIAAESDSEDDGATRGTLTVREKVAQRLAVRAALDTPDVLPFPESRTKIAGRSLPQAQLTVTGDRVTAHLKVTVAWPAPAVEVARAVQRNVAQTLSDMAGLHVDRVDVTVDQLSAGTKDTKRTR, from the coding sequence GTGACCGAATCGATTGCAGCGGAGTCCGATTCCGAGGACGACGGTGCGACGCGCGGCACCCTGACCGTACGTGAGAAGGTCGCACAACGGCTTGCCGTCCGGGCTGCGCTAGATACACCGGACGTGCTGCCGTTCCCGGAAAGCCGCACCAAGATCGCCGGCCGGTCTCTGCCCCAAGCTCAGCTGACTGTCACCGGTGACCGGGTCACGGCCCACCTCAAGGTGACCGTGGCATGGCCCGCGCCGGCGGTGGAAGTCGCCCGTGCGGTGCAGCGCAACGTCGCGCAGACCTTGTCCGACATGGCCGGATTGCACGTCGACCGCGTCGATGTCACCGTCGACCAACTCAGCGCCGGCACCAAAGACACGAAGAGGACTCGATGA
- a CDS encoding aminopeptidase — protein sequence MSVRRVILLGGAILLLAGVIGLLVPVSTSSSDGKDVGCGNALFQNLDQARSANASGVGGVPILNQIVPHTDYVAQCESELSNRRAWSIPVAILGIVIAASSLVAGRIPGIRGHDTAERK from the coding sequence ATGTCGGTTCGACGAGTGATTTTGCTGGGTGGCGCGATTCTGTTGCTGGCGGGCGTCATCGGGCTGCTGGTACCCGTTTCGACGTCGAGCAGCGACGGCAAGGACGTAGGTTGCGGTAACGCACTGTTCCAAAATCTCGACCAGGCGCGCTCGGCGAACGCGTCCGGCGTCGGGGGCGTTCCCATCCTCAATCAGATTGTCCCGCATACCGATTACGTCGCACAGTGTGAATCCGAACTGTCCAATCGGCGGGCGTGGTCGATTCCCGTGGCGATTCTGGGAATCGTGATCGCGGCGTCTTCTCTTGTGGCTGGTCGGATACCGGGTATCCGCGGCCACGATACTGCCGAAAGAAAGTGA
- a CDS encoding DUF5994 family protein, with the protein MSQTSQQAPPARTRTDRPNPTVHDDALVGEPNVDDVAGVRVRITNRLPSEHIDGAWWPCSTDLVAELPALLSTLTHRLGQVVMVGYVRNGWTHTPPEAEIAGQTIELLAFDSAEPASVILVGQDGHHLTLRVISPQTRERDAQQALAAVPERSCAGTGTAAAAARSLAEVAGKLADHEGRQDDRRNAEIMRWCEEAAAHFDAARIQTYVPILVEHIVRNRMYQTPDASSSQPGVDSDDHPGADSLRMP; encoded by the coding sequence ATGTCGCAAACAAGCCAGCAAGCCCCGCCCGCAAGAACGCGAACCGACCGACCGAATCCCACCGTGCACGACGATGCTCTGGTTGGCGAACCGAATGTGGACGATGTCGCCGGAGTCCGTGTACGAATCACCAACCGACTTCCGTCGGAACACATCGACGGTGCCTGGTGGCCTTGCTCAACGGACTTGGTCGCCGAACTTCCCGCCCTGCTGTCCACGCTGACGCACCGGCTGGGCCAGGTAGTAATGGTGGGCTATGTCCGCAACGGCTGGACGCACACGCCGCCTGAGGCCGAAATCGCTGGTCAGACAATCGAACTGCTGGCCTTTGACAGTGCCGAACCGGCCAGCGTCATCCTCGTGGGGCAGGACGGTCATCACCTCACACTGCGCGTCATCTCGCCACAGACCCGTGAACGGGATGCTCAACAGGCCTTGGCCGCTGTACCGGAACGAAGCTGCGCCGGCACAGGCACAGCCGCCGCCGCAGCGCGGTCCTTGGCCGAAGTCGCAGGCAAACTGGCGGACCATGAAGGTCGCCAAGACGATCGGCGGAATGCCGAGATCATGCGCTGGTGTGAGGAGGCCGCCGCGCACTTCGATGCGGCACGAATCCAAACCTACGTTCCGATTCTCGTCGAACACATTGTCCGCAACAGGATGTACCAGACCCCCGACGCGTCGTCATCACAGCCAGGCGTTGATTCCGACGACCACCCTGGCGCGGATTCACTGCGCATGCCGTGA
- a CDS encoding TetR/AcrR family transcriptional regulator: MSGIGESRGSRKKARTYAAILDAAEVLFRERGVRATTIEDVAEQADVSVGSVYVHFKNKSGLYLALVERALDLNETAMARVAEQNIASPMERVLAAGEAYLRFHLEEPGAFQMIALRVLEPGSGQDDPEVESRIADRVEALVGAVHADLVLAAQAGEIRDDLDLARVMRFVWGAWNGVIALALRQDRLRVDDAELEQTLGVGLQLLRDALRADDAEL; this comes from the coding sequence ATGAGCGGGATTGGCGAGTCGCGCGGTTCGCGGAAGAAGGCGCGTACCTATGCTGCGATCCTCGATGCCGCTGAGGTGCTGTTTCGTGAGCGTGGTGTGCGGGCTACCACGATCGAGGATGTGGCCGAGCAGGCCGATGTCTCGGTTGGATCGGTCTACGTGCATTTCAAGAACAAGTCGGGTCTGTATCTGGCGCTGGTGGAGCGGGCCCTGGACTTGAATGAGACGGCGATGGCTCGGGTTGCCGAGCAGAACATCGCCAGCCCAATGGAACGGGTCCTCGCCGCTGGTGAGGCGTACCTGAGGTTCCATCTCGAGGAACCAGGCGCGTTCCAGATGATTGCGCTGCGGGTCCTTGAGCCTGGTTCAGGCCAGGACGACCCGGAGGTGGAAAGCCGCATCGCCGATCGCGTCGAAGCACTGGTCGGTGCCGTCCACGCGGACTTGGTACTGGCGGCGCAGGCGGGCGAGATCCGTGACGATCTGGACCTCGCCCGCGTGATGCGCTTTGTCTGGGGCGCATGGAACGGCGTGATCGCTTTGGCGTTGCGTCAAGACCGCCTCCGTGTTGATGACGCCGAGCTTGAGCAGACCCTCGGCGTAGGTCTGCAGTTGCTCAGGGACGCATTGCGCGCCGACGACGCAGAGCTGTAG
- a CDS encoding alpha/beta fold hydrolase has protein sequence MHYEDRGSGPCLLLVHGMFVNSSVWCQLVPKVEESTRCVMPDLPLGAHKTPMNNADLSPPGLAAMLAEFIERLQLHNVTVVGNDTGGALCQILCASHPDLVSRLVLTNCDAFEHFPPGAFRPIELAGAHVPGLIGGLDLLLRSRFSRRTLLAAAPLTMRPLPDDRLAEWFAPLRDKRIRADLRAVLQGVSNKHTLNAAEGLRSFARPSLIAWGARDRFFPLRDAERLAEILPFARLEIIDDARTYVQFDQPERLANLLLEHVG, from the coding sequence ATGCATTATGAGGACCGCGGTAGCGGCCCATGCCTCCTGCTGGTGCATGGAATGTTCGTCAATAGCAGCGTGTGGTGCCAGTTGGTGCCGAAGGTCGAGGAGTCGACGCGTTGTGTCATGCCTGATCTTCCGTTGGGCGCGCATAAGACACCGATGAATAATGCGGATCTCTCACCGCCGGGGCTTGCCGCCATGCTCGCCGAGTTCATCGAGCGACTTCAGCTGCACAACGTCACCGTTGTCGGCAATGACACCGGTGGCGCGCTGTGCCAGATTCTGTGCGCCAGCCACCCAGATCTCGTCAGTCGGCTGGTGTTGACTAACTGTGATGCCTTTGAACACTTCCCGCCGGGGGCGTTCCGACCGATCGAGTTGGCCGGAGCACACGTCCCAGGTCTCATCGGCGGGCTTGACTTGCTTCTGCGGTCTAGGTTTTCTAGGCGGACTCTGCTCGCCGCCGCGCCTTTGACTATGCGTCCGCTGCCGGATGACCGACTCGCGGAATGGTTTGCCCCACTGCGGGATAAGCGTATTCGCGCTGATTTGCGTGCTGTGTTGCAAGGAGTTTCGAACAAGCACACACTGAACGCCGCCGAAGGTTTGAGAAGTTTTGCTCGTCCATCGCTTATCGCTTGGGGCGCACGTGACCGATTTTTCCCACTGCGCGATGCCGAACGACTCGCCGAGATATTGCCCTTCGCACGGCTAGAGATAATCGATGACGCGCGTACTTACGTGCAGTTCGATCAACCAGAGCGGCTGGCCAACCTACTGCTTGAACACGTGGGCTAG
- a CDS encoding Asp23/Gls24 family envelope stress response protein gives MSLLPTDFLDRAAALVAGLALAGLGAAAVLWPTHLVRMAPEHISTGPVAHAATSTWWPWELAGAGTVLVVIGLVWLIAHVPVRKTPVLRVPGTTDPGFITVNLDGVASAAAEALERDSNVQSAKGKAIADRRTPTVELTVTAAHPASLAEVISAVDATLADIARATGGTGNTVAARAVVQIAKTKGRGLG, from the coding sequence ATGAGCCTGCTCCCGACTGATTTCCTTGATCGTGCCGCGGCTCTTGTCGCGGGACTCGCACTGGCCGGTCTGGGTGCCGCGGCGGTGCTGTGGCCTACCCATCTGGTGCGTATGGCACCGGAACACATCAGTACCGGACCGGTAGCGCACGCCGCCACCTCCACGTGGTGGCCATGGGAGTTGGCCGGGGCCGGAACTGTCTTGGTGGTGATCGGGCTCGTCTGGCTCATCGCGCATGTTCCCGTCCGGAAGACACCGGTGCTGCGCGTGCCAGGCACCACTGACCCGGGGTTCATCACGGTGAACCTCGATGGCGTCGCCTCGGCGGCCGCCGAGGCCTTGGAGCGGGACTCGAATGTGCAGTCCGCCAAAGGAAAAGCCATTGCCGATCGCCGCACGCCGACTGTGGAATTGACTGTCACCGCGGCCCACCCGGCGAGTCTTGCGGAGGTGATCTCGGCGGTCGACGCCACCCTTGCCGACATTGCCCGGGCCACCGGGGGTACCGGTAACACCGTAGCGGCACGCGCGGTCGTGCAGATTGCGAAAACCAAAGGCAGGGGCTTGGGCTGA
- a CDS encoding Type 1 glutamine amidotransferase-like domain-containing protein codes for MPSDAPTILATSGGIGQGQRTRFEFTAMTDYAVDLSGVTGRPPRVCLLATAMGDDKAVLHYLTEAAQVRGFIPSHVALFPMPTVDDVTAHLLEQDVVWVFGGSVAGLLAMWRLHGVDEALGIAWQAGVVLTGTSAGSICWHAGGTTDSFGPQLQPVTNGLGFLPYANGVHYDSEDQRRPLLHELVGSEVLPSAFATDDGAGLVYRGTQFVEAIAENNTAGAYFVERCGGAVTETALGVRRLQR; via the coding sequence ATGCCTTCGGACGCACCCACCATTCTCGCGACCAGTGGGGGAATAGGCCAAGGTCAACGCACACGATTCGAGTTCACTGCCATGACCGATTACGCGGTCGATCTTTCCGGAGTCACCGGACGGCCTCCACGCGTCTGCCTGCTGGCGACGGCGATGGGTGACGACAAGGCGGTGCTGCACTACCTCACCGAGGCAGCGCAGGTCCGTGGCTTCATCCCGTCGCACGTGGCGTTGTTCCCAATGCCCACCGTTGACGATGTCACCGCGCATCTCCTGGAGCAGGATGTGGTGTGGGTGTTCGGCGGCAGCGTAGCGGGACTGCTGGCGATGTGGCGACTGCATGGTGTGGATGAAGCGCTAGGTATTGCTTGGCAGGCAGGGGTGGTGTTGACGGGCACCTCGGCGGGCTCCATCTGCTGGCATGCAGGTGGCACCACGGATTCGTTCGGCCCACAACTACAGCCTGTTACCAACGGCCTGGGGTTCCTGCCTTACGCAAACGGCGTGCATTACGATTCTGAGGATCAGCGCCGACCACTACTGCATGAGCTAGTTGGTAGCGAAGTTCTGCCATCAGCGTTTGCCACCGATGACGGCGCCGGCCTTGTCTACCGTGGCACTCAATTCGTGGAAGCCATCGCCGAAAATAACACAGCGGGAGCATATTTCGTCGAACGATGTGGCGGCGCGGTGACTGAGACGGCCCTCGGTGTCCGACGGTTGCAGCGCTGA
- a CDS encoding RNA polymerase sigma factor gives MVTAPTGGDLRDADDEALRASAVVGDREAFDVIVNRYGPVLYRYARRMLAYEADVPDVVQDTFVAAWQQIGAFRGSSSLRTWLFAICYRKIADTHRLKRARPVEDWVLEPLAGPDTSADPFTAASNAAFLDALELALGELPVRQRAVWMMREVEQMTFPEIGEVLHLSADAVRGHHLRAVKTLRVLLRRWQ, from the coding sequence GTGGTGACAGCGCCAACCGGTGGCGACCTACGCGACGCTGACGACGAGGCCCTACGGGCATCGGCGGTAGTCGGCGATCGCGAAGCATTCGACGTCATCGTGAACCGCTACGGACCGGTGCTCTACCGGTACGCGCGGCGAATGCTCGCCTACGAAGCCGATGTCCCAGATGTCGTGCAGGACACCTTCGTTGCCGCATGGCAACAGATCGGCGCCTTTCGTGGAAGCTCATCACTTCGGACGTGGTTGTTCGCCATCTGCTACCGGAAAATTGCCGATACACACCGGCTGAAGCGTGCCCGACCGGTTGAAGATTGGGTGCTCGAGCCGCTGGCGGGGCCCGACACATCCGCGGACCCGTTCACCGCGGCGTCCAATGCGGCCTTCTTGGATGCCCTGGAGTTGGCGCTCGGCGAATTGCCGGTGCGCCAGCGCGCGGTGTGGATGATGCGGGAGGTCGAGCAGATGACGTTCCCTGAAATTGGCGAGGTGCTGCACCTCAGTGCCGATGCGGTGCGCGGTCACCACCTTCGGGCTGTCAAGACCCTGCGTGTTCTGTTGAGGAGGTGGCAGTGA
- a CDS encoding restriction endonuclease, with protein sequence MAKSDGAIVHESVEIETLDGGKKREIDIVAVGAVAGHRTIVAIEARDTKRKQDVLWVEQAKTKFERLGANVKILVSSSGFTAEALESATKFGIKTITPGEVTKEFVGQVVNSATQAEYHHWVTLVKKTEIVVSLDGQMDRREMVGTCPIFTGDGVQVGMFHGLVEQITKHHTQSHQELWDESDREGEQQYGTGKFQYLATGEYPNPKFNGQKIYVKGLDPAGCEILLELVNVIVTFEAKRIVADVRLRHGVYDGTYFSTGSGALGDAKVQLVYTETPEGGFGVVGRIDGPLDTLVGLKTVAEGYDADSKLSNGNSAE encoded by the coding sequence ATGGCGAAGAGCGACGGTGCGATCGTCCACGAATCTGTTGAAATCGAGACCCTCGACGGGGGAAAGAAGCGCGAGATTGACATCGTCGCCGTCGGTGCGGTCGCGGGTCACCGGACCATCGTGGCCATCGAAGCTCGGGATACGAAGCGAAAGCAGGATGTTCTGTGGGTCGAGCAGGCGAAGACGAAATTCGAGCGCCTTGGCGCCAACGTCAAGATTCTTGTGTCGTCTTCGGGGTTCACAGCCGAAGCGTTAGAGAGCGCCACCAAGTTCGGCATCAAGACGATCACACCCGGTGAAGTCACCAAGGAGTTCGTCGGGCAAGTCGTCAACAGTGCTACGCAAGCGGAGTACCACCACTGGGTCACCCTCGTGAAGAAGACGGAGATAGTCGTTTCTCTTGATGGCCAAATGGATCGACGAGAAATGGTCGGAACTTGTCCGATCTTCACCGGCGATGGCGTACAAGTCGGGATGTTCCACGGTCTCGTAGAGCAGATCACGAAACACCACACACAATCTCACCAAGAGCTTTGGGATGAGAGTGACCGCGAAGGTGAGCAGCAATACGGCACAGGCAAGTTTCAATACCTCGCCACGGGTGAGTACCCAAACCCGAAATTCAACGGCCAGAAGATCTATGTCAAAGGGCTTGACCCTGCGGGCTGCGAGATTCTTTTAGAGCTGGTCAATGTCATCGTCACCTTCGAGGCCAAACGAATCGTCGCTGATGTGAGGCTTCGCCACGGCGTGTACGACGGCACATACTTCTCCACTGGGTCAGGCGCTCTTGGCGACGCAAAGGTGCAGTTGGTCTACACAGAGACACCCGAGGGCGGCTTCGGCGTTGTTGGGCGTATAGATGGACCCCTCGACACCCTTGTCGGGCTGAAGACCGTGGCTGAGGGCTATGACGCCGACTCGAAACTGTCCAACGGAAACAGTGCTGAGTAG
- a CDS encoding site-specific integrase yields MDSHPLPAWFADFLNDRQARKLSAHTIKAYRQDFTVIASALTNDASATMSVSDITKDSVRRTFATYAATRDAASVRRCWSTWNVLCTFLYVGRTHFIQPHAACWPPQTLSRALPRPVVDALLSTVSQDVDSTRITDWAERNLATSPQQASRRATQLPAIRSAAPSRQANAILPDLS; encoded by the coding sequence GTGGATAGCCACCCCCTCCCGGCCTGGTTCGCCGACTTCCTCAATGACCGGCAGGCAAGAAAACTCTCGGCGCACACGATCAAGGCCTACCGCCAGGACTTCACCGTCATTGCGTCAGCATTGACTAACGACGCGTCGGCGACGATGTCCGTATCTGACATAACCAAAGATTCGGTGCGCCGTACCTTCGCCACGTATGCGGCAACTCGCGATGCGGCGTCGGTCCGTCGATGTTGGTCCACCTGGAATGTACTGTGCACCTTCCTCTATGTGGGGAGAACACATTTCATCCAACCCCATGCTGCTTGTTGGCCGCCCCAAACGCTTTCACGTGCACTCCCCCGACCAGTCGTCGACGCGCTGCTGTCGACGGTCTCGCAAGACGTTGACTCAACGCGGATAACTGATTGGGCCGAAAGGAATCTGGCAACGTCACCGCAGCAGGCATCGAGACGCGCAACGCAGCTTCCCGCAATCCGCTCTGCGGCCCCATCTCGTCAAGCGAACGCGATCCTTCCTGATTTGTCGTAA
- a CDS encoding deoxyribodipyrimidine photolyase has translation MVHEALFALQSQPEAAGFILRGIKGIFVAVGSVIAAIICAVIAGMKGRSSLGWGILGLFFSILTLIVVIVIPSKKS, from the coding sequence ATGGTTCACGAAGCGCTGTTCGCCTTGCAGAGTCAGCCCGAGGCAGCTGGATTCATCCTGCGGGGTATCAAAGGAATCTTTGTCGCCGTCGGCAGTGTCATCGCCGCGATCATCTGCGCGGTGATCGCCGGCATGAAGGGCCGAAGCTCGTTGGGCTGGGGCATTCTCGGTCTGTTCTTCTCGATCCTGACGCTGATCGTCGTGATCGTCATTCCCTCGAAGAAGTCTTGA
- a CDS encoding carbon-nitrogen hydrolase family protein yields MNGTTKTVLAAAVQTEAKLGDIDYNLDACERLASRAAAEGATWVVLPEFFATGVGFCRELGESAPPADGEPTKLLARLAQKHGIHVGGSIIVRDSDGENRNAFFLFGPDGDFIGRHNKDLPTMWESALYTGGTDPGRFEVGEHTVGVAMCWELMRSQTVARLGGQVDLVVGGSGWWSMPTNWPLLAGFEARNQLRATRSPATFARHVGAPVIHAAHAGTVECRFLGTPLPYRGHFEGGAQIVDATGRVLAFRSREQGEGVVMAEVELGRRAPRLASDRFWLQERGTMASAA; encoded by the coding sequence ATGAATGGAACTACAAAAACTGTTCTTGCGGCGGCGGTACAGACCGAGGCAAAGCTCGGCGACATCGACTACAACCTCGACGCCTGCGAACGGCTCGCTTCCCGGGCAGCCGCCGAGGGTGCCACGTGGGTCGTACTGCCGGAGTTCTTCGCCACGGGCGTCGGCTTCTGCCGCGAGTTGGGCGAGAGCGCGCCACCGGCCGACGGTGAGCCAACCAAACTCCTTGCGCGCCTGGCGCAGAAGCACGGAATTCACGTCGGCGGCTCGATCATTGTTCGCGACAGCGACGGCGAGAACCGCAACGCGTTCTTCCTGTTCGGACCCGACGGTGACTTCATTGGCCGGCACAACAAGGATCTCCCCACGATGTGGGAGAGCGCCCTCTACACCGGCGGCACCGACCCCGGCCGATTCGAGGTCGGTGAGCACACTGTGGGTGTTGCCATGTGTTGGGAGCTCATGCGCTCGCAGACTGTCGCCCGCCTCGGTGGGCAGGTCGACTTGGTTGTGGGCGGTTCGGGTTGGTGGAGCATGCCGACCAACTGGCCGCTGCTTGCCGGTTTTGAAGCCCGTAACCAGCTTCGGGCGACCCGGTCGCCGGCGACCTTCGCCCGTCACGTCGGGGCACCCGTCATTCACGCCGCGCACGCCGGAACTGTCGAGTGCCGCTTTCTGGGAACGCCGTTGCCGTACCGAGGCCATTTCGAGGGCGGCGCCCAGATCGTTGATGCGACTGGCCGTGTCCTGGCGTTCCGGAGCCGGGAACAGGGGGAGGGCGTGGTGATGGCCGAGGTCGAACTCGGGCGCCGCGCGCCGCGTCTCGCCAGCGACCGGTTCTGGCTTCAGGAGCGTGGGACCATGGCCTCTGCGGCATAG
- the whiA gene encoding DNA-binding protein WhiA: MTPRAKDELASTVVHLPSARKAEVTALLQFAGGLRVHGGRVVIDADVDRESVATRICKDLKDLRGYSAEVRALPSIGSRSRYLVQVAHQAEDVARWTGLIDRWGRPVRGMPPQIVGGSTAEAEAVWRGAFLARGSLSLAGRARGLEVECPGMEAALALTGAARRLGVHVKARQLRGADRVTVRDTDTISLLLNRIGAQQTRAAWQSHRDRTGTIIADAALVDSNQRRAQRSAMASAIRAQRALEILGDRAPQHFVDIARLRIEHPELSLDDLGRLAEPPLTKNAAAGRLRRVLGMADREAQRAGVADTRGVVAAG; the protein is encoded by the coding sequence TTGACACCGAGGGCGAAAGACGAGCTCGCTAGTACCGTCGTGCATCTGCCCAGTGCGCGCAAGGCCGAAGTGACCGCGCTTCTCCAATTCGCGGGCGGGCTGCGGGTACACGGGGGGCGCGTTGTGATCGACGCCGACGTCGATCGAGAGTCCGTGGCCACCCGCATCTGCAAGGACCTCAAGGACTTGCGCGGGTATTCGGCAGAAGTACGTGCGCTGCCGAGCATCGGTTCGCGCAGTCGTTACCTGGTGCAGGTTGCCCACCAGGCCGAAGATGTGGCCCGCTGGACCGGGCTGATCGACCGGTGGGGGCGGCCCGTCCGGGGCATGCCGCCGCAGATCGTTGGCGGTAGTACCGCAGAAGCCGAAGCGGTATGGCGTGGGGCGTTTCTCGCGCGGGGCTCATTGTCGTTGGCCGGTCGGGCGCGCGGGCTGGAGGTCGAGTGCCCGGGTATGGAAGCTGCCCTGGCGCTGACCGGAGCTGCGCGCCGACTTGGGGTGCACGTGAAGGCTCGACAGCTGCGGGGCGCAGATCGTGTCACGGTGCGAGACACCGACACAATCTCTTTGTTGTTGAATCGAATTGGTGCCCAACAAACGCGAGCGGCCTGGCAGTCGCACCGAGATCGGACCGGCACGATCATCGCTGATGCCGCATTGGTCGACTCCAATCAGCGTCGCGCGCAACGGTCGGCGATGGCGTCAGCGATTCGAGCCCAACGCGCATTGGAAATCCTCGGGGATAGGGCACCCCAGCATTTCGTTGACATCGCACGTCTACGCATCGAACACCCAGAATTGTCATTGGACGACTTGGGGCGTCTGGCCGAACCCCCGTTGACGAAAAATGCAGCGGCTGGCCGCCTTCGACGGGTGTTGGGAATGGCCGACCGCGAGGCCCAGCGAGCTGGGGTCGCCGACACCCGTGGCGTAGTCGCGGCAGGATGA
- a CDS encoding Asp23/Gls24 family envelope stress response protein — translation MPTPRLPVSSDAPPGGAVHEDAADRIAAAVSAVDGVAGLHAGMFGEVATYLPGRRVSGIRIGADRVDVHVSLVLGVPVRPTATAIQRAVAELTELPVDVTIEDLVPVPVTPTPGRGLQ, via the coding sequence ATGCCGACGCCGCGCCTGCCCGTGTCCAGTGATGCGCCGCCGGGGGGAGCGGTTCACGAGGACGCCGCCGACCGCATTGCTGCCGCGGTAAGCGCCGTCGACGGCGTGGCAGGCCTGCACGCCGGCATGTTCGGTGAGGTGGCGACCTACCTGCCGGGACGGCGGGTCTCTGGGATCCGGATCGGGGCGGACCGGGTCGACGTGCACGTGAGTCTTGTGCTCGGCGTGCCGGTACGGCCCACCGCAACTGCAATTCAGCGGGCCGTCGCCGAGCTGACTGAACTGCCCGTCGACGTCACGATCGAGGATCTGGTGCCAGTGCCGGTGACACCAACGCCCGGTCGAGGACTGCAGTAG